In Lolium rigidum isolate FL_2022 chromosome 3, APGP_CSIRO_Lrig_0.1, whole genome shotgun sequence, the genomic window CAACTATATTGGAGCAGAAAATGCATCTGGATTCTGAGCTCACTAGGCCTTTTATTTTAAATGTTGAAAAATACATCTTCAAGTTtccttttttttgagaaaaagtgTACATATGGTCAATTAGAATATACTACAATCATGCAATATATAAGTTTGAAATGCGTTGTATTATGGCCTGAAGAAAACAAATACAAAGTCTAGCAAGGTTTGAAGGTGCAATATTCCCACAAAACAAGATctacaattttatctttttttttagtAGGATGCAACTTCTTTTAGATTATGTATTTGTTCTTAAAGTATACATTATTGTTTATATATGTTTTGAGCTTTAGAGTTGTTTTCAACTTTAGatatattttttttagaattgTTTTGAGCtttagaaatatatttttatgttcAAAAGAAAGAGCTCAATTGAATCCTTTAGCTAAATTGACACACTTTGTGTTGgacgggcttttgaatatttacaATGGTGTCTAGAGTATAAAAAAAGTGTGTGTTTCTTTACAGCTTAACTTTAAAAAGACTTTTCATAAAATAGAACATGAGACCATTCCATGTTAATTTTGTGTGAGATAAAGGCCTTGGACATAAGTGGTTAATTCGAATCCAATAATCTTAAGCTCTACATCTTCTTCTATGCTTCATAATGGTGTTCTTAGAAAGAAATGTATTGCAAGAGGAATGTTATCCACATGGATCCTCTTTAACCTCTACTTTCTGTGCTTGTTGTTGATGTCCTCCAAACTATTCTCAACAAAGATATGAATGAAGACTTACTTAAAAACATTCCATTTTTAAATATTACTAGCTCATACTAGGAATGTCGTCATTCTTTGTGGCGTCACACCTATCGAACGTATCTGTACTTTCCCTCAAAAGGAACAAACTACGAAAATTACATCTCAAGTGTTGTGTCTCCTCTTGGCGGCTACCTCCTACCTTCACTCTTTGTTTTACTTGCTCCCTTGTTATCTCCTGTGTGTTTGTGCTTGTTCATTTAGGTTTCTCATCTAGCTGCATTACTAAAGAAGTTCACTCTTTGTCAAGCCATGAAAACTGAAAAAGACTAAAATTTGTGTAGCTCTTATTCACCCCCATTTAGTCGCTCTACACTTGTACTTTGAATGGGAATCTTGGAGTAAAGCATGTACACCAAAAAATCAATCGTCAATGATATACAAAAGCAAGCCTTACTCCTCAAGAATATTCACAATATATCTTAAAAAGGCTGGACATTCCATGGGTGAATCCAATCTCGAAAAATATATTATGATAACGACGCAACTCTTTGATATCATTTCTTTTTTCGACGAACTTTGTTAGGTCCAGTCTCTATAAGTCCAAGGTCAGATGTAACTTGGGACATGGCTTGACTTCTTACTTccagacttatttatgcttggaCATACAATCAACATACATAGTTACTTTATCTTAGGAATACAAACAAGAGACTCCATCAATTGTGACATGGACATCTTAAAGGCTCTTTAATCTATTCTTGTCCACAACATACATTTCAAGAGTTCTTGATTATAAAAGATATTTGCAATGGAGTCAACTCATAGCAATAGGGAGGAACCTTGGCCTACGGAGTTACATCTTTTCTAGGGAAATCATAAATTTTCTTCGATAAATACCAGCAAGATTTTTTTATTCGATTTCAACCTTCTACTCAACACTTCAAATGCATAAGGGAGAGTGCTTGTCAAGCCAATCATAGGTTTTGCCCCCTCGAATTACATCATTGTATGAATATTAGAATCTTGCTCGAAAATGAGAAATTCACCTCGAGAGCAACGGTTGTGATGCTGTGAACTACCAACATGAGGAAACCTTGCATCGTCTCTACTTGAGTCATATTTTTTGCTGTGGATTGTATAGATCTTGCCGAGGACAAAACCCTGCAGTGGATAATCTCATGATAATCTCGACATTCCCTTTTATACTGAGCGCACTATTTTAGTAGTTTCGGGTATTTGGATAGTAAGAATTATCAAGGACCCATTAATAAGAACCCTTCTTTTAAAATATGGAAGTGTATCCATATGCATACGCATGACCCAAAAGTTTGGTTGCTCATAGAGGTAGATGCAAATATGCCTCCTCCCCCAATTGCAAAAGGAATATTTTGCTCTATTTTCTCAAATCCCCGTAACCTTTGCTAACAAATAATGTTTATACTAAATATTATAACAGAATTTTTCTTGATGTTTCGCCTAAATGAACCAAATTTTATCAACATACAAAGCGTTCTTAACGGATCTTCATACTTCAAAGTACTAAAAGCGAGAAAAGTTGGATCGCTGGATTACGGAACCGAGACCATACATGTGTTTGATACCATGGCGGTGATGAAGGTGAGGAGTGGTTGTCCCACCATGAAGCAAAAGGCAAAGAAATCAAAAGAAAGCATGAAAGGGAGCCGTGATGAATATCGGTGGTGATCGAGGACGGTCGGTATGTAGAAAAAGTCTGACCTTTAGGTCGAGGGTTGGGCTATTTATTTCGATACTAAAATACTAGTATTTCGAGAAATCGGGTACAAGTAATAATCCATTGTTTGTGTTGACAACTATGTTGAATGTTTTGTCAAGTATTTGACCATTTTGGTTCACTAGTAGCTAGGCTCGAAAATGGAGTTGGCACAGAGTGGTAATTTAGCCACTATTAATAGCATCTTAAGCTTACGTGGTTAGTATAGATTAATTATTCAAACTTTGACCCAAACAATCATACCAGTACTCCACTTCAATTAAAGTTGACACATAAATTAAATTATGGGCAGAATTTGCGCAGTGTCATGAAATTTACTACTACTCCAAAATATACATCCAGATACTAGCATCAATCTTGAGTCCAACTGTGGAGTAACAAACCTATGATGATGTAGGAGTAGTTCTAATGAGCTGTGCAGCACCTCTAATAATCGTTGAAGCCGCAGGTTTGGCCACACGGTGGTTGGGCAGGGAGAGAGGTAGAGTTGTCGTCGCCATTGCCTTCCGTTCcggaacggaggaggagagccccATGAGTCACGCATTTTTAATGGTGGCGATTTGTGGGGTGGTGGGCACGCAGATTTGTAACTGGATGGTGAAGTTTGTCTGCTGATAAAGATGGCCGCGACCAATCCCTCCATCCATCGctctgcgtgtgtgtgtgtgtgtgttaggGTGGGCCCGTCGCTGCAGTGAGACACTATGGGGAGATGCCTTCCCTCATCTCCCGATGGCTGATGCCGTCCCTTCccccactactactactagtactgCTAGTCGCTGCCGCCGTTTGCTCCCTTGCTTTGCTCAATCTCCCCCACTTCCCAACCCTGGATCCAAATCCCAACCTATCCCAAAACTCCGAGGCAACCCAAAGCATCAACCAATTATTACCTATACCTAGCGACCTCAGATCATGAAGCGTGAGTACCAAGACGCCggcgggagcagcgccggcgccggcgacatgGGCATGTCCAAGGACAAGATGATGctgtccgcgccgccgccgcaggaggacgaggacgtcGACGAGCTCCTCGCCGCGCTCGGCTACAAGGTGCGCTCCTCCGACATGGCCGACGTCGCGCACAAGCTGGAGCAGCTCGAGATGGCCATGGGCATGGGAGGCGGCGTGCCCGCCCCCGACGACGGCTTCACCACGCACCTCGCCACCGAGACCGTCCACTACAACCCCACCGACCTCTCCTCCTGGGTCGAGAGCATGCTCTCCGAGCTCAACGCGCCGCCTCCACCGCTCCCGTCCGCCCCCAGGCTCGCGCccgcctcctccaccgtcacGGCCGACGCCTTCTTCGACCTCCCGCCCCCATCCATCGACTCCTCCAGCACCTCCTACGCGCTCAGGCCGATCCCTTCCCCGCCCGTCGACCTCTCCGCCGACTCCGTGGCGCGGGACCCCAAGCGGATGCgcaccggcggcagcggcagcagcacctcctcctcctcatcctcatcatcctccctcgGCGGCTGCGTCGTCGAGGCCGCTCCACCTGCCgacgccaacgccaacgccatcgcGCTCCCCGTCGTGGTGGCCGACACGCAGGAGGCCGGGATCCGGCTGGTGCACGCGCTGCTGGCGTGCGCCGAGGCCGTGCAGCAGGAGAACTTCCCGGCCGCCGAGGCCCTCGTCAAACAAATccccctcctcgccgcctcccaGGGCGGCGCCATGCGCAAGGTCGCCGCCTACTTCGGGGAGGCGCTCGCCCGCCGCGTGTTCCGCTTCCGCCCGCAGCCCGACAGCTCCCACCTCGACGCCGCCTTCGCCGACCTCCTCCACGCCCACTTCTACGAGTCCTGCCCCTACCTCAAGTTCGCGCACTTCACCGCCAACCAGGCCATCCTCGAGGCCTTCGCCGGCTGCCGCCGCGTCCACGTCGTCGACTTCGGGATCAAGCAGGGCATGCAGTGGCCGGCCCTCCTCCAGGCCCTCGCGCTCCGCCCCGGCGGCCCGCCCTCGTTCCGCCTCACGGGCGTCGGCCCCCCGCAGCCCGACGAGACCGACGCGCTGCAGCAGGTCGGGTGGAAGCTGGCCCAGTTCGCGCACACCATCGGCGTCGACTTCCAGTACCGCGGCCTCGTCGCCGCCACGCTCGCCGACCTCGAGCCCTTCATGCTGCAGCCGGAGGCCGAGGACGGGCCCAACGAGGAGCCCGAGGTCATCGCCGTCAACTCCGTCTTCGAGATGCACCGCCTCCTCGCGCAGCCCGGCGCCCTCGAGAAGGTCCTGGGCACCGTCCGCGCCGTGCGCCCGAGGATCGTCACCGTCGTGGAGCAGGAGGCCAACCACAACACCGGCTCCTTCCTCGACCGCTTCACCGAGTCCCTGCACTACTACTCCACCATGTTCGACTCCCTGGAGGGCGCCGGCTCCGCCCCGTCCGAAATCTCATCTgggccttccgccgccgccgccgccgcttcccctGGCACGGACCAGGTCATGTCCGAGGTGTACCTCGGCCGGCAGATCTGCAATGTCGTGGCCTGCGAGGGCGCCGAGCGCACGGAGCGCCACGAGACGCTGGGCCAGTGGCGCGGCCGCCTCGGCCACGCCGGCTTCGAGACCGTCCACCTCGGCTCCAACGCCTACAAGCAGGCCAGCACGCTGCTCGCGCtcttcgccggcggcgacggctacAAGGTGGACGAGAAGGAAGGCTGCCTCACGCTCGGCTGGCACACGCGCCCGCTCATCGCCACCTCCGCGTGGCGcatggccggcgccgccgcgccatgATCGCAAGTTTTGAACGCTGTAAGTACACCACAACACCCCGAGCACGGAGGAGCACAACCCCCCGCCCCTTGGCTCACCGGCGCACTTCAATGAAGCTAAACACGCTGGATTGCAGCGGCCAACGATCGGAGTTACGGATCTCGCTGGCGTGAAGAGATGGACACCGGACGGACTCCCACCGGCGACCCACACCACCATAGCCTGTAATTCGTTCTTGTTCTCGATTCCCCACTTGATCCGTGAATTCCTAGCAAGCCTATTATTAAGTTTTAAAATGTCTATTATTGTTCTGTGTAATTCCTCCAATCGCTCATATTTAAATAAGGACGGGACGGATTTCGGTACTAGCTCTCATGAGAATTTTGTATGCAAAGCAATCTAAAACTGAGCTTTGTTCTCGTCTTTGATCACCAGTTATGAACCTTAGAGCACTCCGTTCTATTCACTGCTCTTAGTATGAACATGATGTTATTCGACTACCCTTGATCAGTTGTAAGCAATTGAGTGCTGAGCTCTTGACTGTTCTTAATTATGAACATGATGCTCTTCTCCTCACTCTTCTTAATTATGAACATGATGTTCTCCTAATCTTTATCAGTTTTAAGCAGTTGAGTGCTGAGCTGAGTTCTCTTCACTGCTCTTAATTTTGAACATGATGTTCTTCAAGTCTTGATCTTATGAACACTTTCTAGAATCCTCTGGGTGCTGTTAGGCAATGTTGAGCATGGTATTGAAAGCTTCCCCATCCAGAATATGTTGCAAAGGATGCATCATTGCCAGAAAGATCCCGTGTAGTTTCCCTCTACTGTACCTGGCTGCCTGTGTGGTCACTCTCTGCTGGCTGTTCCTGATCTAAAAATGAACCTGCACGTCCCCTTTGAGAGCTGCCTGGCAACCCAATTGACCGAACTGAATAATTGCGCAGCAGCCAATCAGCCATGGCAATGAATCCATGGAACCCAATGCTGGCTCGGCCATAACTGAATTCTGAATATCTAGCTGTACACTACTACTGAAAATGCTGCTGCCTGCTGTGGTACTGCTGCCTGCATCTTTTCGGTAGGCACTAGTCCATATACCTTGATGAAGTTAATCTGGAGATATGAAAGAAGGACAGAGATTTTTGGCTCCTGGGCACTAGTGCTCTTgccatttttaaaaataaaaatcatatttataTGTTTctagaaaattagaaaaaaaaccaTGGTATAGCCAATGAATTATCCTATAAACGTGCATAATTtcaatttgaaataaaaaatattctggcctacacaaaaatgacaaacgtGGATCTTGGTATGGATATTTCAAATCTACAAAtaacagattttgtcttttttgtgtagcctacaatataaagaatttcatataAAAAATTTACACCCTTGAAGGTTACGTCATTTACTATATTCAGATTTATTTTTacatttttatttaaaaaaatcatatatgatttttgATTGTTTTTTAAATAGCAGGAGCAGTGCTGCCTAGGAGCCAAGATACTTTTCGCTCTTCCAGAGTATAACCAACATAAACATCTCTAGCGGTGTCTCTCAAACGATGTAGGCATACATGCGGGACCTACTGAAATAGGGGCGTCGACGCTGGTGGTCGGAAGtttatcacataaataaatagttCAGCATACAAATATATTGTTTTATAGTAAgtaaaaaattcaaataaaataatttagacaactcaaaaaaaaatgaagttcAACTTATTCAAGTCGCATCTTCTTTATGGCCCCAAACATGCTCTACAAGATTATTTTGCGGTTACCATGAGCATCTACGCCATGAAATTATGTGTGTGGCGAGAAAATCATCATAAGTAGGCACCTAGTGATCAACAGCAGAAAGAGGACCCTCATGATCATACGAAATTACGAATGATCATCCATTGTTGGAggctctcgatgatcatgttatgcatgatcatgCAAGTACTTATCACCTTCCATACGTATCATCTAATGAGACCAAGTAAGAGCAAGATATGTGATAATAGCAAATCGAGATTGTAGCACACTAAATACCCACTCGACATCATTCCTTTAACTATCGTGCCCCAAAGTAAAGTGAGATTTCTTTTGATCTACAATATCgctgattgtcttcacaaatggagAGTATCTTGGATAGATATCTTGACAAATGGTGTAGAGCATGGCATGACCCTCCATCCGCTGCCTTGGCCTAGATTTCTTTCTCTCGTAGTTCGAAACCCCCGCGTTTGGGAGCAGGGCTCTCATCTGTTTGTGGTTGCAGAAGAGCGACCAGAATCATGtagtgttcatcatcatcatcatcggcggcaATGGCTTCCTCCTCCATGAACTAACTCGTCaacatctcgtcgtcgctatccatttTCCATAAATCGAAAAGACGAGTAAAATCAATGGACCAAACAACAGCGAGAGAGGCAATAGGCATCGCAACAAAAAAACCGAATACCCTTCCAGCAAGGCAAACGCGCAAGGTCGCAACATCTTTTGCGCGGAGTAGACGAGCAACGAAGCAGGTTAGAGGCGCCAGGCAAGTCGTCGCTGGTCCTTGGCGTTGCCTCGAGCGAGAGGCGAGGCGATGTGCCGGGGTAAATATGGCTGGATGGCTGGCGTGTGGTGCCCGGATGTCGGTGTCCTACGTGGCTTCGGTCGTGGGTCGTGTCCTGAGCGTCTAGAATGCCCAATGTGGCTATGGGACGGGTTAGGGACACTGGATAGATTGTTGGGTTGTGTCGGATTGAAAACCAGTTTGAAGCGGTTTGATTTTTTGTTTGGCACACCCAATAGTCCTTTGAGGCGAACTTTTCAGGGTGGTCGATAGGATGCTTTTATGCGGGTTTTCAACCATATTTCTTGATGAAATTAATCTGAAAATATGAAAGTAAATAATACCATctggagtactccctccgtcccaaaatataaggcgcttAAGGATTTTTCAAAAGTCAATGTTTTTTAAGTTTGGCTAAGTTTAtatacaaaaatataaatatttacagtactaaatcaacatgaatagattcaccataaaatatattttcttaatatgttcattcgatattgtagatgtaaatatatttttctaagagcatctccagtcgcgtccctcaaaaaacttCCGGCACAAACgatttggggcacgtttaggaccgcgccggacaaaaaaagataaaaaatttgtacaaaaaagaggccctttccagccgcgtccctcaaacaaagatccggatgcatgcattttaatagaagagaccaccccatgtgggaaaagtaggtgagagaaagtgtaggGAAAGAGAATGGCATGTTGGGACTAggagctgcatgcatgcatgtggacactgtttttgtgtccggcgtccccggtagagactatgtgcatagagtctctaccggggacgccggacataaaatgagacgctatttagctttgggggacgcgactggaacacGATTTTCCCCATTTCTTGTTCGCCGTCCGCAAACGcgattgaagatgctctaagtattTGATTAAAGTTAGcaaagtttgacttttgaccaatctttagatgccttacattttgggatggagggagtatattccAGTAGTGCCATAAATTTGTTTATAGTTTGTCATACTAGTAAGAAGAAATAATGGTGAAGATGAAGAGCGCATCAGATTTGGCAAATGACTCTTGTTCAAGCCGAAAGGACTGGTTTGTGCCAGCGTGTTTGGCCGTACTACACGGCTTGAATCTCCATTAACCCCCTCCGTAATAACAACCACCGTGGCGTGGTtaatcctctctctctctggtgAACAGGAACTTGCAGTGGCGAGGGATTGGCGCAGAGACGGGGGACTGGAGCAGTGGCAACCTGAGAGGGCACTGCAGTAGGGCACATTGCCACTTCTGTTGCTGAGGTCCCGTCCTCCTCTCCCATCCCCACCAGCCCACCAGGCAGCCAGGCAGAGGTAGCGTGGGTGGTCTTTGGAAACTCACCGCGCCGCGCGGTAATAGTTGTGGCCGGTGGGGCCCGGAGACCCATAGAGAACATTTACGTGCGTGCATCACCGGGGCGGGCGGCCTCGTCTTCTATTCCGCCCGCGGCCTGACAGCCAAAACGTGCAGCGGTGCGTGGTACTGGGTGGGGAAATCTGCCGTGCGTGCGTGGCCACGGATCTCATCTCGCCGGTGAGTGAGCCCGAGGAGGCGCGTCACCGGCAGCCGTGGCGGCCAATGGGGCGCCGGAGGTGGAGACGGGCGGGCGGCAGCAACAGCTGTCCAATCGGGATCAGGTGGGGGTGTCAGGGATGGTGGTGGACTGGTGGCGGGGCCCGGACGTCGGCGTCTGCCTCTCCCTGTCCGTCCCAGTCACACCCATAGGCTGCTCTCTCTGACTCGTCTCCTGCTCCCGCTGGGGACAGCCCGGCCCGCCGCCCGCCGATAAAGAAAACGGAAAAAAGCAGACACCGAAAATAAGGTCGGGTGGGGGCCCGCCGGCAGGTCAATTCCATTAGCGTCGACGCGACGGcctgcccgcccgcccgcccgtgcCTCGCCGCTCCATCCCTCCGCCCGGCCTCGCCGCCGTTTTCGGGTCGGGCCGgtggaaaagaaagaaagaaatacgGCGGCCGGCGACGTGTCCTCTCCCGCGGCGCTCGCCCCACGCGCCGGCGACGTGTCCTGACTCCATCCATCCGTGCCTATCCTCGCGCGCGGCGGCCATGCTGGGGCAGGGATGGGGGAAAACCCCGCGTGGAAAATTCTTCCGCAGCCCGATCCTATCTACTACTCCTCCATCAGCCGCGCCGTGGCGGGATGGGGGCGCGCCGGCGCACGGAATATGTTGCCCCGGTACGCGTGGGACGGACTTCGCTGAGTttctcgccggccggccggccacggGCGGGGCCATGCTGCGCTGGGTGGGTGGATCGATTCGGTGGATGTGACCCATGGTGTGGTGTGGTGCGTGCACATGCGATGTGGAGATGCGGTCCGTGGGGGTCAGATCGATCGACTTGTGCTCGAACCACTGTGAGGCAAATTGCGGACCCTGCCTGTGTCAACTTGTCACTCACCTCCTCCCATAGGATAAGCCTGACACGacgtttttttctttctttctatgcGGGGTTTTAAAAGGGCGGACAAGACGTATTTCCTTGTTCCGGTTAGACGCGGTGGAATTAGGTCCACGTATGAAAAGAAGAATTATATAAATGAAAATAGCATATGGCCTACATAGAGTCATAGACCTATTTTAGTGGAGACAAACATGCTAGCAATACACTATAGTTTTATCGTACATATACATCTTCGGGAGTAGGCATGTTTGCTTGGATGGTCGGATGCATTTAGAGCAGAGGAACAACATTTACATGGATTTTTTTACTTTGGAGAACTCCAGTTCGTAGATTTGTTTCCAACGGGGGAATTTAGATCGAAGGAAATAATAGAACCCCAGAAACTTCTACGGATTGCATCATCTATACAATGTCTCCGTCAGATTTCgcgaaaagaaaaacaaatgtCGGCACACTGGTACATCGACGAAAACGAAGGCAACCCGCAACCGCTACGTCCTGCAGAGGAgtcccaccacgctcctagcacacCGAATCGCATCATGCCAAGCAAAAACCCTCAACAAGGACATCAACGAtgtgccgctgctgctgccccGGCTAGTTCTACAATTTCCCCCGATACGCGGAGGGGCCATGGGAGGGGGTACACCCGACGCACTCCAACAAGGAACTGCGGCACATACAGGCGTCGACGCGTCGGTGTTGGGCGAGTcgaaagggatttctcccgaccctcgaAACCACCACCCCTGACGATCAGTAATGATCCACTTAACCTGCCGGCCACCAGCACAAGCCACCGCCTCCATATTTTTGGTATACTCATTAGTCCATCTGAGGCATGATCTCGTCGATATTTTTTCTTATTTACTTTGCATGTGTCTTCTTTCTTTTATGGAACTACAAATAACATAATTGTGCAAATTCACGTGTTCTGATTTTTACCTTAGAAACTAAGAATTTAATGAATTATGTTTCAAAGATTTTCCTATTTGCACGGCTAGTTATTTTATGTTACATGCAATGGAACGAGGTCCATTTGTAGGAAAGTTTATGAAAGATTCTTTTAATGTTAACAAGTATGTGCAGCATAGATATTGGTTCACTTATTTTAGTCGGAAACAACATGCCAACCATCACTACTCTGCCATAGGTTATAATACCCCGCTCAACGCAGCAAAATATCTTTTAAGGAACTCCATCATATAAATAAGAATGTATAATTAATATTCATACATGAAACATGACATAATAAATAGGAATATGAAAGATTGTGTTGGTTAAATTAATTAATAGGGTAAATGTAATATATACAAAATTGGTGTGTATTTGATGTCTAAAAATAGATGTGGACAATTTGATAGAAAACATTTGTAGATATCTACGCTATGCACACCTCTCATCGGAAACTGCGGCGATAAGGCCTATGGTGAAACATAATTGTGTGTGGACTACAAGGCCTGCAAGAAATGGGTCAATGACGCGGAAACACTAAGGGCTACAATCATCCTCATATGTCCTTTACTTATATTaaagctgggcatgggcagcccggcccggacagCTCGACCCGAGAAATGCCTAGGTGTAACTTATATGTTACCAACAAACTTTTACCAAACTCCATTTCCAACGCCTCCATCGAATTGTAGCTGTGAAATGTTTTATCGATGGTTCCTCA contains:
- the LOC124704003 gene encoding DELLA protein SLN1-like produces the protein MKREYQDAGGSSAGAGDMGMSKDKMMLSAPPPQEDEDVDELLAALGYKVRSSDMADVAHKLEQLEMAMGMGGGVPAPDDGFTTHLATETVHYNPTDLSSWVESMLSELNAPPPPLPSAPRLAPASSTVTADAFFDLPPPSIDSSSTSYALRPIPSPPVDLSADSVARDPKRMRTGGSGSSTSSSSSSSSSLGGCVVEAAPPADANANAIALPVVVADTQEAGIRLVHALLACAEAVQQENFPAAEALVKQIPLLAASQGGAMRKVAAYFGEALARRVFRFRPQPDSSHLDAAFADLLHAHFYESCPYLKFAHFTANQAILEAFAGCRRVHVVDFGIKQGMQWPALLQALALRPGGPPSFRLTGVGPPQPDETDALQQVGWKLAQFAHTIGVDFQYRGLVAATLADLEPFMLQPEAEDGPNEEPEVIAVNSVFEMHRLLAQPGALEKVLGTVRAVRPRIVTVVEQEANHNTGSFLDRFTESLHYYSTMFDSLEGAGSAPSEISSGPSAAAAAASPGTDQVMSEVYLGRQICNVVACEGAERTERHETLGQWRGRLGHAGFETVHLGSNAYKQASTLLALFAGGDGYKVDEKEGCLTLGWHTRPLIATSAWRMAGAAAP